From a region of the Dictyostelium discoideum AX4 chromosome 2 chromosome, whole genome shotgun sequence genome:
- the rabF1-2 gene encoding Rab GTPase yields the protein MSKEYEHLFKFVLAGDSGVGKTSILFRITDDTFTETHITIGIEFKIKTVYIEGKPIKLQIWDTAGEKRFRVHNSHYRGCHGVIIVYDVTDQRSFENVPSWIEDIRRYANENVIKIIIGNKNDLVSQKVVDPFLAQEFADSLDIPFKEISAKQSINIEEAFISLVKLCINRIEETSLKKTQSPEKNNFLKTNNNT from the exons atgaGTAAAGAATATGA aCACTTATTCAAATTTGTACTTGCAGGTGATAGTGGAGTTG gtaaaacaAGCATTTTATTTAGAATTACAGATGATACATTTACTGAAACACATATAACAATTGGTATTGAGTTTAAAATAAAGACAGTTTATATTGAAGGTAAACCAATAAAACTTCAAATTTGGGATACAGCTGGAGAAAAGCGATTTAGAGTTCATAATTCACATTATAGAGGTTGTCATGGAGTTATTATAGTTTATGATGTTACAGATCAAAgatcatttgaaaatgttcCCTCATGGATAGAAGATATCCGAAGATATGCAAATGAAAAtgtcattaaaattataattggaaataaaaatgatttagtCTCACAAAAAGTGGTTGACCCTTTTTTAGCTCAAGAATTTGCCGATTCTTTAGATATTCCATTCAAAGAAATAAGTGcaaaacaatcaattaaCATTGAAGAGGCTTTTATCTCTTTAGTAAAGCTTTGTATAAATAGAATTGAAGAAACTTCtctaaaaaaaacacaatcccccgaaaaaaataatt ttttaaaaacaaataataatacttaa